A portion of the Sphaerochaeta pleomorpha str. Grapes genome contains these proteins:
- the yicI gene encoding alpha-xylosidase, whose protein sequence is MKFRDGYWGIQKNVKMINKVEIQDSKAENGCLTVYASPKRIVGRGDTLNTPLHTLEFSSPLENVIHVRSYHFKGALHTGPQFELAPDKPEQLQFSQSEEGWEAISDQLSVSVGKKGPCSVAFSYAGRELTASIGSLSGHATVDGDQAYQCEYLSLGVGETIYGLGERFTPFVKNGQVVDIWNEDGGTSSEQAYKNIPFYLSSKGYGVLVSDPGKVSFEVGSEVVTAVQFSVKGECLDYYLIGGETLKQVLASYSLLCGKPALPPPWSFGLWLSTSFTTDYDETTVNGFLDGMTKRNIPLQVFHFDCFWMKEFQWVDFVWDERQFPDPVAMIKRMHAKGLHVCVWINPYIAQKSVLFDEGMAKGYLVKKQDGSVWQWDRWQAGMALVDFTNREAVSWFQSKLQKLLDMGVDTFKTDFGERIPTEVVYHDQSDPLKMHNFYTYLYNKAVFELVEKNRGVHEALVFARSATVGGQKFPVHWGGDCSATYASMAESLRGGLSLSLSGFGFWSHDIGGFEKTATPDLFKRWVAFGLLSSHSRLHGSESYRVPWNYDDQASEVLRHFVELKCSLMPYLFGQAVKTHQTGVPMMRSMVLEYPEDPCCAYLDRQYLLGDSLLVAPVFSSDGIVSYYLPQGVWTNFLNGRQVEGGRWYNEHHDYFSLPLMVRPNSLLAVGNDITRTDYDFSDGVCFHVFALDDGNSISVGVSDHEGKEVVTCTVSRSGSTYEVVKTGKKTPWSVCLRGIEKIGSNSAGVVAEGNLGCTVTLGPQEETVVVIDLNGTSLQR, encoded by the coding sequence ATGAAATTTAGAGATGGGTATTGGGGAATCCAGAAAAACGTAAAAATGATCAATAAAGTGGAGATCCAGGATAGCAAGGCCGAAAACGGTTGCCTTACGGTCTATGCTTCACCCAAACGTATCGTCGGCCGTGGCGATACGTTAAACACTCCCTTGCATACCTTGGAATTTTCTTCCCCCCTTGAGAACGTGATCCATGTCCGTTCCTATCATTTCAAGGGAGCCTTACATACGGGCCCTCAATTCGAGCTTGCCCCAGACAAACCCGAACAGTTGCAATTTTCCCAGTCAGAGGAAGGCTGGGAGGCAATCAGTGACCAGCTAAGCGTCAGCGTGGGGAAAAAAGGACCCTGCTCGGTTGCTTTTTCCTATGCGGGGAGAGAACTTACTGCCAGTATCGGGTCACTCAGCGGGCACGCCACAGTCGATGGGGACCAAGCCTACCAATGCGAATACCTCTCCCTTGGGGTGGGTGAGACAATCTATGGTTTAGGCGAACGGTTTACTCCCTTCGTCAAGAATGGACAAGTCGTGGACATTTGGAATGAGGATGGGGGGACCAGTAGCGAGCAAGCTTACAAGAATATTCCGTTCTACCTTTCTTCCAAAGGGTATGGGGTGTTGGTGTCCGATCCTGGAAAAGTTTCTTTTGAAGTGGGCTCTGAAGTGGTAACCGCTGTCCAGTTCTCCGTTAAGGGGGAATGTTTGGATTACTACCTTATTGGAGGGGAGACCCTCAAGCAGGTACTTGCTTCCTATTCCTTGCTTTGCGGTAAACCAGCGCTTCCTCCTCCCTGGTCGTTTGGGTTATGGTTGTCTACTTCCTTTACAACGGATTACGACGAGACAACGGTCAATGGATTCCTTGACGGTATGACAAAACGCAACATTCCACTCCAGGTCTTCCACTTTGACTGTTTCTGGATGAAGGAATTCCAATGGGTTGATTTTGTCTGGGATGAACGGCAATTCCCGGATCCTGTTGCCATGATAAAGCGTATGCATGCAAAAGGACTCCATGTCTGCGTATGGATAAACCCCTATATTGCCCAGAAGTCAGTGTTGTTCGATGAAGGGATGGCCAAAGGGTACCTGGTCAAGAAACAGGATGGCAGTGTCTGGCAATGGGACCGATGGCAGGCAGGAATGGCTTTGGTTGACTTTACCAACAGGGAGGCCGTCTCTTGGTTCCAGTCAAAACTGCAGAAACTTCTGGATATGGGGGTGGATACGTTCAAGACCGATTTTGGTGAACGCATCCCTACTGAAGTTGTGTACCATGACCAGAGTGACCCTCTTAAAATGCATAACTTTTATACCTACCTGTACAATAAAGCAGTCTTTGAACTGGTGGAAAAGAACAGGGGAGTCCATGAGGCCCTGGTGTTTGCCCGCAGTGCTACAGTCGGGGGGCAGAAGTTCCCTGTTCACTGGGGTGGCGATTGCTCTGCAACCTATGCCTCGATGGCAGAAAGCCTTCGTGGGGGTCTTTCCCTTTCCCTTTCGGGTTTTGGGTTCTGGAGTCACGATATCGGGGGCTTCGAAAAGACGGCCACCCCCGATTTGTTCAAACGATGGGTTGCCTTTGGTCTCTTGTCTTCCCATAGCAGGCTACATGGCAGTGAGTCCTATCGGGTGCCTTGGAATTATGATGACCAGGCAAGTGAAGTCTTGCGTCATTTCGTGGAACTGAAATGTTCCTTGATGCCCTATCTGTTCGGCCAAGCGGTCAAGACGCATCAAACAGGGGTTCCGATGATGCGTTCAATGGTCTTGGAGTATCCTGAAGACCCTTGCTGTGCCTATCTTGACCGGCAATATCTGTTGGGGGATTCGCTTCTTGTTGCCCCTGTTTTCAGTTCGGATGGCATTGTTTCCTACTACCTTCCCCAAGGTGTCTGGACGAATTTCCTCAATGGAAGACAGGTCGAGGGAGGAAGATGGTATAACGAACACCATGACTATTTCAGCTTGCCTTTGATGGTTCGCCCCAATAGCCTGCTGGCCGTTGGCAATGATATAACCAGAACCGATTATGATTTTTCCGATGGGGTTTGTTTCCATGTATTCGCATTGGATGATGGCAACAGTATTTCCGTCGGTGTGAGTGACCACGAAGGGAAGGAGGTAGTGACCTGCACGGTATCGAGAAGCGGGTCTACCTATGAGGTGGTAAAGACAGGAAAGAAAACTCCCTGGAGTGTTTGCCTAAGGGGAATCGAGAAGATAGGCTCAAATAGTGCAGGGGTAGTGGCTGAAGGGAATCTGGGTTGTACCGTGACGTTGGGGCCGCAGGAAGAAACGGTGGTGGTTATTGATTTGAACGGTACTTCTTTGCAGCGATAG
- a CDS encoding carbohydrate ABC transporter permease encodes MTQLKKKQLNRVLVFCGFTIPAFLAILLSVEIPFLMSVISSFTKWNGLDRVQTFIGLENYKELFLDDSDMWKSMWFTLRLTLCSVVVINLVALFLAVLLDSDIKGKNTLRAAFYVPNIISLIIIGYIWRFIFSAGFESFFQKTGWSVFMSSWLGDTHLVFFSVLLVSVWNALGFYLVVYIAGLQSVPHDLIEASMIDGASRPLRFFRITLPMIMPSITVCVFYSLSNGLKAFDVILSLTNGGPGNATTTVALDIYRTAFVINRFGYGTAKSVILFLMILLLSILQVRSFKQKEVEV; translated from the coding sequence ATGACCCAATTGAAAAAAAAGCAACTCAACCGAGTCCTGGTGTTTTGTGGATTTACCATCCCTGCATTCCTGGCAATTCTCCTGTCTGTTGAAATACCGTTTCTGATGAGTGTCATTTCTTCCTTTACCAAATGGAATGGCCTTGACCGGGTACAGACATTCATCGGTCTCGAGAATTACAAAGAACTGTTTCTTGATGACAGTGACATGTGGAAATCCATGTGGTTCACACTCAGACTGACCTTGTGTTCGGTGGTGGTCATCAACCTTGTGGCCTTGTTCCTCGCCGTCCTGCTGGACAGTGACATCAAGGGTAAGAATACATTGAGGGCTGCCTTCTATGTCCCCAATATTATCAGCTTGATCATCATTGGCTACATTTGGAGATTCATATTCTCTGCTGGTTTTGAATCCTTTTTCCAGAAAACCGGGTGGAGCGTCTTTATGTCCAGCTGGCTTGGGGATACCCACCTGGTGTTCTTCAGTGTCTTGCTGGTTTCTGTCTGGAATGCGCTCGGTTTTTACCTGGTTGTCTACATAGCCGGGCTCCAGTCGGTACCCCACGATCTGATAGAAGCCTCGATGATAGACGGGGCTTCGAGACCGTTGCGGTTTTTCCGTATTACGCTGCCTATGATCATGCCCTCGATTACGGTATGCGTGTTTTATTCCCTTTCCAACGGGTTGAAGGCCTTCGATGTTATTTTGAGTCTCACCAATGGAGGCCCTGGCAATGCGACGACCACCGTTGCCTTGGATATTTATAGGACTGCCTTTGTCATTAACCGCTTTGGCTATGGAACTGCCAAGTCAGTCATCTTGTTCCTCATGATCCTGTTGCTTTCCATTTTACAGGTACGTTCTTTCAAGCAGAAGGAGGTGGAGGTATGA
- a CDS encoding carbohydrate ABC transporter permease — protein MKRRPVSSFLTTGILSLVALVYLYPLFLVVINSFKSFSEITTNVLALPTSFSFDNFLQAFAIMQYPRYFLNTLIATSLGVSGVVVVSSLAGFKLSRTKTRYSWVMFLVLIAPMMIPFHSFMIALVKVAKELHLIGSPWGLGVLYWGLGSSLALFMYHGAVKGIPHELDDCAEIDGASPLRAFFQIIFPLLQPVTVSVIVINTMWMWNDFLLPLLVLSGSKKSLTLQLAAYNFFGLYKVEWNYAMAGVLLTILPAVIFYLCLQRYIIKGMVAGSVKT, from the coding sequence ATGAAACGACGTCCTGTTTCTTCTTTCCTGACAACAGGAATCCTTAGCTTGGTAGCGTTAGTATATCTGTATCCCTTGTTTCTGGTGGTGATCAATTCTTTCAAGTCATTTTCGGAAATCACGACAAACGTATTGGCGCTTCCCACTTCCTTTTCCTTTGATAATTTTCTCCAAGCGTTTGCCATCATGCAGTACCCAAGGTATTTTCTCAACACTTTGATCGCTACCTCTCTCGGGGTAAGCGGGGTGGTTGTGGTAAGTTCCCTTGCCGGGTTCAAGCTTTCAAGGACCAAGACCCGGTACAGTTGGGTTATGTTCCTTGTTTTGATAGCCCCCATGATGATTCCCTTTCATTCGTTCATGATTGCCTTGGTGAAGGTAGCCAAGGAACTGCACCTTATTGGGTCCCCCTGGGGGCTTGGCGTGCTCTATTGGGGGCTTGGATCATCCCTTGCCCTGTTTATGTACCATGGAGCGGTGAAGGGTATACCCCATGAATTGGATGATTGCGCTGAGATAGACGGGGCTTCGCCCCTTAGGGCATTCTTCCAGATAATCTTCCCGTTGCTGCAACCGGTTACCGTTTCGGTAATCGTGATCAACACCATGTGGATGTGGAATGATTTCCTGCTTCCCCTGCTGGTACTCAGTGGCTCAAAGAAATCGCTCACCTTGCAACTGGCAGCCTACAATTTCTTTGGCCTCTATAAAGTGGAGTGGAACTATGCGATGGCAGGGGTGTTGCTGACTATTCTTCCTGCAGTCATTTTCTACCTTTGCCTGCAACGGTACATCATAAAGGGAATGGTTGCAGGTTCGGTTAAGACATGA
- a CDS encoding ABC transporter substrate-binding protein: MKKTLTVVMLLLLLFSPVFAAGQKEMAKGPVTLSVLFYSPELADQYNDMIAAYKAETGVTLDITVLQTDYRSVLTSRLNSGDIPDIFMSSAYSDNSTYKDYVYDLTDEDFMKQIQPSALQGVTVNGRVLGYPFLVQSHSFIYNKKVFKDNGITTLPRTLGEFEAVAKKLQANGVQPFATGFKEFWVLPQTAWQALAAIPVKNYGGYENFVSMLNAGTLKFKDIPEMSQVFDLLDLIGTYGGPKPNESDFSDQTSSLATGKVAMIHQGNWAEDSIRKTNPEVELGFLVGPTGNDALTAGIMFDSNQTIRIAKDSKNLQAAIDWLRWLTTSDYGKNWIPGKVKQLSPIIGAPSPDSQIAKATSDLLASGVAGYPWFYQMFPTGTEQQLGSILQGYCAGQTNRAQTLDALDATYAKIAKAAL; the protein is encoded by the coding sequence ATGAAAAAGACTTTGACCGTAGTAATGCTTCTGCTCTTGCTCTTCAGTCCTGTCTTTGCAGCAGGGCAAAAAGAAATGGCAAAAGGCCCCGTAACTCTCAGTGTATTGTTCTACAGCCCTGAACTCGCTGACCAATACAACGATATGATCGCCGCCTATAAAGCGGAAACCGGGGTTACTCTGGACATCACTGTTTTGCAGACCGATTATCGGTCTGTCCTTACCAGTAGGCTGAACTCCGGGGATATCCCCGATATCTTCATGAGCAGTGCCTATAGTGACAACTCAACCTACAAGGATTATGTCTACGACCTTACTGACGAGGATTTTATGAAACAAATCCAACCCTCGGCTCTCCAGGGCGTAACTGTCAACGGTAGGGTATTGGGCTATCCCTTCCTGGTCCAGTCCCATTCTTTCATCTACAACAAGAAAGTATTCAAGGACAATGGGATTACTACGCTTCCCCGTACACTCGGTGAATTCGAGGCAGTAGCTAAAAAACTACAGGCAAATGGCGTGCAGCCGTTTGCAACCGGTTTTAAGGAATTCTGGGTACTCCCCCAGACTGCCTGGCAGGCTTTAGCTGCAATCCCGGTAAAAAATTACGGCGGATATGAGAACTTTGTGTCCATGCTCAATGCCGGTACCTTGAAATTCAAGGATATCCCTGAAATGAGTCAGGTATTTGACCTTCTGGACCTTATCGGAACGTATGGTGGGCCGAAACCCAATGAATCGGATTTCAGTGACCAGACTTCTTCGCTTGCAACCGGAAAAGTTGCAATGATCCACCAAGGCAACTGGGCCGAGGATTCGATTCGAAAAACCAACCCTGAAGTAGAACTGGGGTTCTTGGTCGGACCGACCGGAAATGACGCCTTGACAGCCGGGATTATGTTTGACTCAAACCAGACCATCCGTATTGCCAAGGATAGCAAGAACCTCCAGGCAGCCATTGACTGGCTTAGATGGCTTACTACCTCCGATTACGGGAAGAATTGGATACCTGGCAAGGTAAAACAACTTTCCCCAATTATCGGAGCCCCCTCTCCTGATTCCCAGATTGCCAAGGCAACATCGGACCTGTTGGCCTCGGGGGTGGCAGGTTATCCTTGGTTCTACCAGATGTTCCCCACCGGAACCGAGCAACAGCTGGGTTCAATCCTCCAAGGCTATTGCGCCGGGCAAACCAACCGCGCCCAGACCTTGGACGCACTTGATGCTACGTATGCAAAGATTGCCAAAGCAGCTTTGTAG